In the Grimontia kaedaensis genome, one interval contains:
- a CDS encoding OmpA family protein — protein MMNAFQRYAGLFRQALSSVFLIIAALVLAGCSISAPQAPVANQQADLRDDDSDGVINARDACEGTPLGAVINNDGCSEQLEISARDDLHILFSNDSSEIPASFVGEVKDLARFMKAFSYIVVELNGYASIVGDQNYNLALSERRAKAVKSALIRQGITPDRVRIIGYGESEPVEAQSKEQSDILSRRVTASVKVSETEVVEKWTIYTTSPEDK, from the coding sequence ATGATGAACGCTTTTCAGCGATACGCTGGCCTGTTTCGGCAAGCTCTCAGCAGTGTATTTCTGATCATCGCGGCTCTCGTGCTGGCAGGATGCTCTATCAGCGCACCTCAAGCCCCTGTTGCTAACCAACAAGCTGATTTACGGGATGATGACAGCGATGGAGTCATCAATGCCAGGGATGCCTGTGAAGGCACGCCGCTAGGCGCTGTTATTAATAATGATGGCTGCTCAGAGCAATTGGAAATCAGCGCCCGTGATGACCTGCATATTCTGTTTTCCAACGATTCTTCAGAGATCCCGGCAAGCTTTGTTGGTGAAGTGAAAGACCTCGCCCGCTTTATGAAAGCTTTCTCTTACATCGTTGTAGAGCTGAATGGTTATGCGAGCATTGTGGGCGACCAGAATTACAACCTAGCCTTATCAGAGCGTCGAGCCAAAGCGGTGAAAAGTGCGCTAATTCGACAAGGAATCACACCAGATCGCGTCCGTATTATTGGTTACGGTGAATCTGAACCGGTTGAAGCACAATCAAAGGAGCAATCAGATATCCTCAGTCGCCGTGTAACGGCAAGCGTGAAAGTATCTGAAACCGAGGTAGTTGAGAAATGGACTATCTACACTACCTCTCCTGAAGACAAGTAG
- a CDS encoding alpha/beta hydrolase, whose protein sequence is MKIILLHGLYMHGIAMIPLEKRLTDGGHTVLNISYNTVMPNLNALFGEIDTFIDGVETAIVGHSMGGVITRAYLENESEMSKYVKTVITLGTPHKGSKVAAFFKEIGISDFMFQESSRFLLPDHEPTWPEGSTLYSIAGDMRIGPATVLVRSEESDGTVLVDETKIDGMASHEVFPLTHTALILAKRVADRIIEILA, encoded by the coding sequence ATGAAAATCATTCTATTACATGGATTGTATATGCATGGTATAGCGATGATCCCTCTGGAAAAGCGCTTAACAGATGGGGGCCACACCGTGCTGAATATCTCTTACAATACGGTGATGCCAAACCTCAATGCTTTGTTTGGTGAGATTGATACTTTCATAGATGGTGTGGAGACAGCCATTGTGGGGCACTCGATGGGAGGCGTAATCACCCGCGCTTATCTGGAGAATGAGAGCGAGATGTCCAAGTACGTGAAAACCGTGATTACACTGGGCACGCCTCACAAGGGCTCTAAAGTTGCAGCATTTTTTAAGGAAATTGGTATTAGCGATTTTATGTTTCAGGAATCCAGTCGATTCTTGCTGCCTGATCATGAACCTACATGGCCTGAAGGTTCGACCTTATACAGCATTGCAGGTGATATGCGTATTGGTCCGGCTACAGTGCTGGTGAGAAGTGAGGAATCGGACGGTACCGTGCTCGTCGATGAGACCAAGATTGACGGCATGGCTAGCCACGAAGTTTTTCCGTTAACGCACACTGCGTTAATTCTTGCGAAAAGAGTGGCTGATAGAATCATTGAAATCTTGGCGTAG
- a CDS encoding DASH family cryptochrome, producing MKGLIWFRHDLRLADNPALVALSRRCSEALMVYVIDPEWFRPAHYQSRHLGRFREEFLYQSLRALERELKKRKQRLVVKVGNPLQVIPELCKKHRIDLVAVTDHPGVYERQQVAYLSRTLSCEVSVSESFSLFLRSQFIFDKTSYPQTFSQFRKHVEKQNILPCIPISAPDSLPKHIDERRDIWGGQEFVYDLTPYQGGEDAGMVQLNQFFWKTQGLKNYKETRNGLDGWQFSSRLSAWLANGSISPRIVAAELDNYEYRHGRSDSTQSMYAELLWREYFQWMMHYHGASMFAFEGIKNKRPLTTYYCQNYKAWEQGTTEYPIVNACMRQLNQTGYMSNRGRQIVASCLVNELGVDWRFGAAYFEQQLIDFDVATNYGNWQYLAGVGADPRGQRRFNLEKQTEVYDPDGEFVDKWANAKSSESLLKY from the coding sequence ATGAAAGGGCTTATTTGGTTTAGACACGACTTACGATTGGCAGACAATCCCGCACTCGTCGCCCTCTCCCGCCGCTGCAGCGAAGCCCTGATGGTTTACGTGATTGACCCGGAATGGTTTAGACCCGCACATTATCAGTCGCGCCACCTTGGGAGATTTAGGGAAGAGTTCCTTTACCAATCTCTGCGCGCACTTGAGCGCGAACTGAAAAAGCGCAAACAACGGCTGGTGGTGAAAGTCGGGAATCCTCTTCAAGTCATCCCCGAGCTTTGCAAGAAACACAGAATCGATTTAGTGGCTGTCACTGATCATCCCGGAGTTTATGAACGCCAACAGGTCGCTTACCTATCTCGCACGCTAAGTTGCGAAGTTAGCGTCAGTGAAAGCTTCTCACTCTTCCTCCGCAGCCAATTCATCTTTGACAAAACCTCTTACCCACAAACATTCAGCCAATTTAGGAAACATGTAGAAAAGCAAAACATCCTACCCTGTATTCCTATCAGCGCACCGGACTCACTGCCCAAGCATATTGACGAAAGACGCGATATCTGGGGTGGCCAAGAGTTTGTGTACGACTTAACGCCTTATCAGGGCGGTGAAGATGCAGGCATGGTACAACTCAATCAGTTTTTCTGGAAAACCCAAGGTCTGAAGAATTACAAAGAAACCCGTAATGGTCTGGATGGATGGCAATTTTCCTCCCGGTTATCCGCTTGGCTGGCAAACGGTTCCATTTCCCCCCGCATCGTCGCGGCAGAATTAGATAACTACGAATATCGACATGGACGCTCTGATTCGACGCAGTCGATGTATGCTGAGCTACTATGGCGTGAATACTTCCAGTGGATGATGCATTACCACGGAGCCAGCATGTTTGCGTTTGAAGGAATTAAGAACAAACGCCCGCTCACCACTTACTACTGCCAAAACTACAAAGCGTGGGAACAAGGTACCACCGAGTACCCAATCGTGAATGCCTGCATGCGCCAACTCAATCAAACCGGCTACATGTCCAACCGCGGTCGTCAGATTGTCGCTTCTTGTCTGGTTAATGAACTGGGGGTAGATTGGCGTTTTGGTGCTGCTTACTTCGAACAACAACTCATCGATTTTGATGTCGCCACCAACTATGGTAATTGGCAGTATCTGGCGGGTGTCGGCGCAGACCCTCGCGGTCAACGTCGATTCAATCTTGAAAAGCAAACCGAAGTCTACGATCCAGATGGCGAGTTCGTTGATAAATGGGCAAACGCTAAGTCTTCAGAAAGCTTGCTGAAATACTAA
- a CDS encoding TolC family outer membrane protein, protein MKQRNTHSRRRFLVKTPEVPEAWKPALSVIAFAFASAGIASVAQAQSLEQAVATTLSQNPTIREAYNEFKSREADIDASQGGYLPSVDLDAGVGYSEYDSDNNDGTYHPKDVRISLRQLIWDGSITYNDIKRTKAEAEAQRFQLLADAQDKALSVTEAYIEVLRTQAIQDLSQKNLETHERIVGDIQRRADSGISSTADLSQAEGRLAQAQTNLLSAMSNVDDAVIEFERIVGASPLDLVMPEVDALFVPPTLVEALSTAKENNPVIKVATNDVEAAHRQYKQAKGGFLPTFSIEASQEWGEELDGQPGDTDEFQAMLRMRYNLYNGGIDSAEARSAAYQVNKAKNIRHNAHRLLDESTRLAWTAKELAEKQTQFLQQHVDSASKTLEAYEKQYLIGRRTLLDLLNTENELFDARRSYIDSHYTGIYSKYRVLNATGLLLDELRVDTPEEWQTSVYGRNNENKQGDSE, encoded by the coding sequence ATGAAGCAACGTAACACCCACTCTAGACGGCGGTTTTTGGTAAAGACACCGGAGGTTCCTGAGGCTTGGAAACCTGCGTTAAGTGTCATCGCGTTTGCATTCGCTTCAGCTGGCATTGCATCTGTTGCTCAGGCGCAGTCATTAGAACAAGCTGTAGCAACGACACTTTCACAAAACCCGACAATCAGAGAAGCCTATAACGAGTTCAAAAGTCGTGAAGCGGATATTGATGCGTCTCAGGGTGGCTACTTGCCTTCTGTAGACCTTGATGCAGGTGTAGGTTATTCCGAATATGACAGTGACAACAACGATGGCACTTACCACCCTAAAGATGTAAGGATCAGTCTTCGCCAGTTAATCTGGGATGGCTCAATCACCTACAACGATATCAAACGCACTAAAGCTGAAGCCGAAGCGCAACGCTTTCAGTTACTGGCCGATGCACAGGATAAAGCGCTTAGCGTCACTGAAGCCTATATAGAGGTTCTTCGTACTCAGGCTATCCAAGATCTTTCTCAGAAGAACCTCGAAACCCACGAACGCATTGTTGGAGACATCCAGCGACGTGCTGATTCGGGAATCAGCTCAACAGCTGATTTATCTCAGGCCGAAGGCCGTCTGGCTCAGGCGCAAACTAACCTCCTTTCTGCGATGAGTAATGTCGATGATGCTGTCATCGAGTTCGAGCGGATTGTTGGCGCTTCTCCGCTCGATTTGGTGATGCCGGAAGTCGATGCTTTGTTCGTGCCGCCAACACTTGTTGAAGCCCTTAGCACTGCAAAAGAAAACAACCCAGTGATCAAAGTGGCAACCAACGATGTGGAAGCCGCTCATCGTCAATATAAGCAAGCGAAAGGCGGCTTCTTGCCAACCTTTAGTATTGAAGCATCACAGGAATGGGGTGAAGAACTGGACGGCCAGCCGGGTGATACCGATGAGTTCCAGGCTATGCTGCGCATGCGCTACAACCTGTATAACGGCGGCATAGACAGTGCTGAGGCGCGCAGTGCCGCATATCAGGTTAATAAAGCGAAGAACATTCGCCACAACGCACATCGTCTGTTGGATGAAAGTACGCGTCTGGCGTGGACAGCGAAAGAGTTGGCAGAGAAACAAACCCAGTTCCTGCAACAACACGTTGACTCTGCCTCAAAGACACTTGAAGCATACGAGAAACAATACTTGATCGGCCGTCGTACCCTTCTCGATCTTCTCAATACAGAGAACGAGTTATTCGACGCGCGCCGCTCTTACATTGACTCTCACTACACGGGTATTTACTCAAAATACCGCGTGTTAAACGCCACTGGCCTGTTACTTGATGAACTGCGTGTCGATACGCCTGAAGAGTGGCAAACCTCGGTCTATGGCAGGAACAACGAAAATAAACAAGGAGATTCCGAATGA